A window of the Hypomesus transpacificus isolate Combined female chromosome 8, fHypTra1, whole genome shotgun sequence genome harbors these coding sequences:
- the si:dkeyp-28d2.4 gene encoding sialic acid-binding Ig-like lectin 13: MFLIVLFLSGAAARRDVTATMPSSITALSGSCVLIPCLFSPTTTTVPIFTSNSKGVWIINDPLFANNPRNVIYNSSNPENIYSMKIIGNLTERNCTSLLNNVTMLNDAQSYYFRIEDPSFRATDTANACKINVHAVPPRPTITDPGSLKEGVSVSVSCSAVAPCPTHPTELKWTGPKGTATVKTLQENSDRTKSAQLTVNFTTAARHHGTNITCTAIYPTESQKAYASEVTVTLNVSFSPQNTSASIHPTDPVSVGSNVTLTCTSSANPPVSTFSWVRISGNTSVGIGDTLTINVTEAEKGSYTCVARNRLGQQSSPEVQLVIREQPTNMLYYAITGGSAAMFFLVLLAVWRRKSSGSVDRGAKMTASTSEQTLPVGSEETDATSHATSHATSHATSHATRVPVEAEEPPIQSEEIQYGEIDFSKLQHRANRNLEKCSEKTEYSEVRKGGGQLPAQDPEDLNAQVNK, from the exons ATGTTTCTCATCGTTCTTTTCCTGTCAG GTGCTGCGGCTAGACGTGATGTCACTGCTACGATGCCAAGCAGCATCACAGCACTGTCAGGCTCCTGCGTGCTAATCCCATGTCTCTTTAGTCCCACTACCACTACTGTACCAATCTTTACATCCAACTCAAAAGGAGTTTGGATAATCAACGATCCACTATTTGCCAATAATCCACGGAATGTCATCTACAATAGCAGTAACCCGGAGAATATCTACTCAATGAAGATAATTGGAAACCTCACAGAGAGAAACTGCACCTCATTGCTGAACAATGTAACAATGCTAAATGATGCACAGTCCTACTACTTCAGAATAGAGGACCCATCATTCAGAGCAACAGACACAGCCAATGCTTGTAAAATAAATGTTCACG CTGTGCCTCCCAGACCGACCATCACCGACCCAGGGAGTCTGAAGGAGggcgtctctgtctctgtctcctgctctgctGTGGCACCctgccccacacaccccactgaGCTGAAATGGACTGGCCCAAAGGGGACAGCTACAGTCAAAACACTTCAGGAGAATTCAGACCGAACCAAGTCAGCCCAGCTCACGGTGAACTTCACTACCGCTGCCCGTCACCATGGGACGAACATCACCTGTACAGCTATATATCCAACTGAGAGTCAGAAGGCCTACGCATCAGAAGTAACTGTGACTCTCAATGTTTCAT TTTCTCCACAAAATACCTCCGCTTCCATCCACCCAACTGATCCGGTGTCAGTTGGTAGCAACGTGACTCTGACCTGCACCAGCAGTGCTAACCCTCCGGTCAGTACCTTCAGCTGGGTCAGGATCAGCGGAAACACGTCAGTTGGTATTGgagacaccctcaccatcaaTGTGACCGAAGCTGAGAAAGGAAGCTACACCTGCGTGGCCAGAAACCGCCTTGGCCAGCAGAGTTCACCTGAGGTTCAGCTGGTGATTAGAG aGCAACCGACAAACATGTTGTACTATGCGATCACAGGAGGGTCTGCAGCCATGTTCTTCCTCGTTCTGCTGGCTGTCTG gAGGAGAAAATCCAGCGGTTCTGTCGACAGGGGAGCAAAGATGACAGCCAGCACGTCAGAGCAG ACCCTGCCTGTTGGGAGTGAAGAGACAGATGCCACCAGCCATGCCACCAGCCATGCCACCAGCCATGCCACCAGCCATGCCACCAGGGTGCCTGTGGAAGCAGAGGAACCTCCAATCCAGTCTGAGGAGATCCAGTATGGTGAAATAGACTTCTCCAAACTGCAGCACAGAGCCAACAGGAATTTGGAGAAGTGCTCAGAAAAGACAGAGTACTCtgaggtgaggaagggaggggggcagctgcCTGCACAGGACCCTGAAGACCTCAACGCTCAAGTCAACAAATAA
- the fen1 gene encoding flap endonuclease 1 translates to MGIHGLAKLIADQAPGAIKEQEMKNFFGRKIAIDASMCIYQFLIAVRQDGNVLQNEDGETTSHLMGMFYRTIRMLENGIKPVYVFDGKPPQLKSGELEKRGERRAEAEKLLAQAQEAGEQENIDKFSKRLVKVTRQHNDECKKLLTLMGVPYVEAPCEAEASCAALVKAGKVFATATEDMDGLTFGTGVLLRHLTASEAKKLPIQEFHFSRILQDIGLTHEQFIDLCILLGCDYCGTIKGIGPKRAMDLIRQHGSIEEILDNIDLSKHPVPEDWLYKEARGLFLTPDVVDCSCLELKWSEPDEDGLVQFMCAEKQFSEDRMRNGCKKILKSRQGSTQGRLDSFFSVTGSLSSKRKEPEMKGSTKKKLKTGATAGKFKKGK, encoded by the exons ATGGGAATTCACGGACTTGCGAAGTTGATAGCCGACCAGGCACCAGGTGCCATCAAAGAACAAGAAATGAAGAACTTCTTTG GGCGAAAGATCGCCATTGACGCTTCCATGTGCATCTATCAGTTCCTCATCGCTGTCAGACAGGATGGTAATGTTCTGCAGAATGAGGACGGAGAGACAACCAG CCACTTGATGGGCATGTTTTACCGGACCATCCGCATGCTGGAGAATGGTATTAAACCGGTGTACGTGTTTGACGGCAAGCCTCCGCAGCTCAAGTCAGGAGAG ctggagaagagaggggagaggagagccgaGGCTGAGAAGCTGCTCGCCCAGGCTCAGGAAGCAG GGGAGCAGGAGAACATAGACAAGTTCAGCAAGCGTCTGGTGAAAGTCACCAGGCAACACAACGACGAGTGTAAGAAGCTCCTTACACTCATGGGGGTTCCGTACGTAGAG GCCCCATGTGAAGCAGAGGCCAGCTGTGCCGCTCTGGTGAAAGCAGGGAAGGTGTTCGCCACGGCGACGGAGGACATGGACGGGCTGACGTTTGGGACGGGCGTCCTGCTCAGACACCTCACCGCCAGCGAAGCCAA AAAGTTGCCTATCCAGGAGTTCCATTTCAGTCGTATTCTGCAGGACATCGGTCTGACTCACGAACAG TTCATAGATCTGTGCATCCTGCTGGGCTGTGACTACTGCGGCACCATCAAGGGCATCGGGCCCAAGAGGGCCATGGACCTCATCAGGCAGCACGGCTCCATCGAGGAGATCCTCGACAACATCGACCTATCA AAGCACCCTGTACCGGAAGACTGGCTGTACAAGGAGGCACGCGGTCTGTTCCTCACCCCAGACGTGGTGGACTGCTCCTGTCTGGAGCTGAAGTGGAGTGAGCCGGATGAGGACGGACTTGTCCAGTTCATGTGTGCAGAGAAACAGTTCAG tgaggACCGCATGCGTAACGGCTGTAAGAAGATCCTGAAAAGCCGCCAGGGCAGCACTCAAGGCCGGCTGGACTCCTTCTTCTCCGTCACGGGATCTCTGTCGTCCAAACGCAAG GAGCCTGAGATGAAGGGATCCACAAAGAAGAAGCTGAAGACTGGAGCCACGGCCGGAAAGTTTAAGAAGGGTAAATAA
- the tm9sf1 gene encoding transmembrane 9 superfamily member 1, with protein MNGAKKLVPRAAGQMLLFVLCLLPHFGWAANFKQGDPVTLYVNKVGPYHNPQETYHYYTLPVCRPKEVHHKSLSLGEVLDGDRMAESLYAIRFRENTEKNQLCQLTLTETEVDQLREAVEELYYFEFVLDDIPIWGFVGYMEESGFLPHSHKVGLWTHLDFNIEYNGDSVIFANVSVKDVKPVPLEEAGGGGGGQGGGLQVTHTYSVRWYESPLSPARRGERLRDHSFFPKTLEIHWLSIINSLVLVVLLLGFVIIILMRVLKNDFARYNVEEEGGCEDMDQGDNGWKIIHTDVFRFPPYKSLLCAVLGVGAQFLTLATGIIVLALLGMFNVHRHGAINSAAIVLYALTSCVSGYCSCGFYTQIHGQRWVWNIILTSSLFSAPLFLTWSVVNSVHWWSGSTQALPASTVLLLLGAWALVGFPLTVIGGIVGRNRAGSFQAPCRTRNIPRQIPKQPWYKHPAVHMAIGGFLPFSAISVELYYIFATVWGREHYTLYGILLCVFAILLSVGACISVALTYFLLSGEDYRWWWRSVLSAGSTGIFIFVYSLFYYRNRSSMSGLVQSAEFFGYSLLTALVFSLMLGTVSFWASLAFIRYIYRSLKMD; from the exons ATGAATGGAGCGAAAAAGCTTGTCCCACGAGCAGCTGGCCAGATGTTACTCTTTGTTTTGTGCCTTTTGCCACATTTCGGGTGGGCAGCAAACTTCAAGCAAGGGGACCCGGTTACTCTATATGTAAACAAAGTTGGGCCTTATCACAACCCCCAGGAAACGTATCATTATTACACGTTGCCTGTTTGCAGGCCGAAAGAG GTGCACCACAAGTCTCTGAGCCTGGGAGAAGTCCTGGATGGAGACAGGATGGCAGAGTCTCTCTACGCCATCCGCttcagagagaacacagagaagaACCAGCTGTGCCAGCTGACCCTCACAGAGACGGAG gtggacCAGCTCAGAGAGGCTGTGGAGGAGCTGTACTACTTTGAGTTTGTCCTGGACGACATTCCGATCTGGGGCTTTGTGGGATACATGGAGGAGAGCGGCTTCTTACCTCACAGTCACAAG GTGGGCCTGTGGACACACCTGGACTTCAACATCGAGTACAACGGCGACTCTGTGATCTTCGCCAACGTGTCTGTGAAGGACGTGAAGCCCGTGCCCCTGGAGGAGGCTggcggtgggggcggggggcagggcggggggCTGCAGGTCACCCACACCTACAGCGTGCGGTGGTACGAGAGCCCGCTGAGCCCTGCGCGGCGcggggagaggctgagggatCACTCCTTCTTCCCCAAGACCCTGGAGATCCACTGGCTCTCCATCATCAACTCcctggtgctggtggtgctgctgctgggctttgtcatcatcatcctcatgagGGTGCTGAAGAACGACTTCGCCAG GTAtaatgtggaggaggaggggggctgtgaggatATGGACCAGGGGGACAACGGCTGGAAGATCATCCACACAGACGTGTTCCGCTTCCCCCCCTACAAGAGCCTGCTGTGTGCTGTACTGGGAGTAGGGGCTCAGTTCCTGACTCTGGCAACag gcATCATTGTCCTGGCGTTGCTGGGAATGTTCAATGTGCATCGTCATGGCGCAATCAACTCAGCTGCCATCGTGCTGTACGCTCTGACgagctgtgtgtctgggtattgtTCCTGCGGCTTCTACACACAGATCCACGGGCAGCGCTGGGTGTGGAAcatcatcctcacctcctcgctCTTCTCCG cccccctcttccTGACGTGGAGTGTGGTGAACTCAGTCCACTGGTGGAGCGGCTCCACTCAGGCTCTGCCCGCCTCCaccgtgctgctgctgctgggcgcCTGGGCGCTGGTGGGCTTCCCTCTCACCGTGATCGGAGGCATCGTGGGGAGGAACCGGGCCGGAAGCTTCCAGGCGCCCTGCCGCACGCGCAACATCCCCCGGCAGATCCCCAAACAGCCCTGGTACAAGCACCCAGCCGTGCACATGGCCATAGGGGGCTTCCTGCCCttcag tgCCATCTCAGTAGAGCTGTACTACATCTTTGCCACGGTGTGGGGTCGTGAGCACTACACGCTGTACGgcatcctgctgtgtgtgtttgccatcCTGCTGTCTGTGGGCGCCTGCATCTCGGTGGCACTCACCTACTTCCTGCTTTCTGGAGAGGACTACCGCTGGTGGTGGCGCAGCGTCCTGAGCGCAGGCTCCACCGGCATCTTCATCTTTGTGTACTCGCTGTTCTACTACCGGAACCGCTCCTCCATGAGCGGCCTGGTCCAGAGCGCAGAGTTCTTCGGGTACTCGCTGCTCACAGCGCTGGTGTTCTCCCTCATGCTGGGAACAGTGTCCTTCTGGGCATCACTGGCGTTCATACGCTACATCTACCGCAGCCTCAAGATGGACtag
- the nanog gene encoding homeobox protein NANOG: MADWKIPVNYNYNPSYHAYAYGLMYQTGSEQNNSNLPGWAEAAYQTGANGGYYSNPQLAAPQQESPPRSPEHIAVNNVHYPGPGVLYFGDSHMQTGRLFLSHNRTELDERIKVEHVNSDPPTSDSEAHTSPDSWSSGSNRGFVPQTHPADWKRDDPGEETDGGSPGNVSSSLPEEDPIPPGGEAVSNPGPVPLSTSKTKPKARAAFSDSQMTALTHRFSMQRYLTPVEMKTMARLTGLTYKQVKTWFQNRRMKLRRHQKDNSWVSERYTGPAGYPSTPTGPAGYPSTPTGPAGYPSTPTANQFPAGPQTPDYYTHPMRESGQSVSKLPYYPGPGAYPAPPPPSPQPGPRSLAPCWPRPPAVTHYQYTHPGYSPAEAVSITSMNRDEGNPVLPGPPHEAGL, from the exons ATGGCAGACTGGAAGATCCCAGTTAACTACAACTACAACCCGTCCTACCACGCGTACGCATATGGTCTCATGTACCAAACGGGATCCGAGCAAAATAACTCAAACTTACCGGGTTGGGCCGAGGCCGCGTATCAAACGGGGGCTAATGGAGGCTACTATTCGAATCCGCAGCTCGCGGCGCCGCAGCAAGAATCGCCACCCCGGAGCCCAGAACACATCGCTGTAAATAACGTCCATTACCCAGGACCGGGTGTCCTGTATTTTGGCGACTCTCACATGCAGACCGGGCGGCTTTTCCTGTCCCACAACCGGACCGAACTTGATGAAAGGATTAAAGTTGAGCACGTAAATAGCGACCCCCCAACAAGTGATTCTGAGGCTCACACATCGCCAG ACTCTTGGAGTTCAGGGAGCAACAGAGGCTTTGTTCCTCAGACCCACCCTGCCGACTGGAAGCGGGACGATCCGGGCGAGGAGACAGACGGCGGGAGCCCTGGAAACGTATCCAGCTCTCTGCCTGAAGAAGACCCCATTCCTCCGGGCGGCGAGGCGGTCAGTAACCCCGGACCCGTTCCCCTGTCGACATCGAAGACGAAACCCAAGGCGCGGGCGGCCTTCTCCGATAGCCAAATGACCGCCCTGACCCACCGGTTCAGCATGCAGAGATACCTCACCCCGGTGGAGATGAAAACGATGGCAAGGCTGACCGGGCTGACGTACAAACAG GTGAAGACCTGGTTCCAGAACCGGAGGATGAAGCTTAGGAGACACCAGAAGGACAATAGCTGGGTGTCTGAGAGGTACACAGGCCCAGCAGGCTACCCCAGCACCCCCACAGGCCCAGCAGGCTACCCCAGCACCCCAACAGGCCCAGCAGGCTACCCCAGCACCCCCACAGCCAACCAG TTTCCAGCCGGTCCTCAGACTCCAGACTACTACACCCACCCGATGAGGGAATCAGGACAGAGCGTCTCCAAGCTGCCCTACTACCCCGGTCCTGGGGCctaccctgcccctcctcccccctccccccagcccggGCCCCGCTCCCTGGCCCCCTGCTGGCCTCGGCCCCCTGCTGTCACCCACTACCAGTACACCCACCCTGGCTACAGCCCCGCGGAGGCCGTCTCCATCACCAGCATGAACAGAGACGAGGGGAACCCTGTCCTCCCCGGGCCCCCCCACGAGGCCGGCCTTTAG
- the ipo4 gene encoding importin-4, translating to MSEELEHILSQLTQPDNTIIQQATAQLKQAFKDPAIIPALCAVMTGSQNPQIRQSAAVMLRMRVKKHWKKISPDHRESLKAVVLQAFTQETEHAVRHSLSQLSAVLVKHESPDRWPALLDLLNQSTSCNNPHDRQVGLLLLSKVVDSNPEPFKPHYRQLLQLFGTVLQDLNNPTAIYYCILTLTSMTAYTGTEEMNLMRSLVPKLITALKHLIKGDQDQASEAMEVLDELMESEVSIIVPHINDIVHFCLEMSADTTLSDSLRVKALSCIAFLIRLKSKTVLKQKLLNPILQTVFPVLSAAPPPGQEDPEDEENDDEDDVDNESPKHFAAQVIDTMALHMPPEKLFQQLMPLTQACLASDKPYEKKAGLMCLAVLAEGCADHIRTKMLSSMLQTVCQSLSDSNQVVRSAGLFALGQFSEHLQPEVSKYSAELMPLLLGYMSGLNQAKIGHVTKAFYALENFLENLGEEIQPYLPTLMDTMLSALNNADNLKLKELAVSAIGAIANAAKELLVPYFLPVIDSLKGFLTNTRDEMRSLQTQALDTLSVLARTVGHDVFSSLAAECVQLGLNLIDAVDDPDLRRCTYSLFSAVSSVSPACLSPHLTTITTTMLLSLRSTEGVTAHLEEEKQFVLLDDDDDDEEGDAILEDEVETDGRDVSGFSVENAYIDEKEDACDALGEMAFNTGCSFQPFLESSFQQVFQLRDFPHEDVRRAAYGAMGQFCKAQHKVWQENPTEANQQALQKLLEVALPSFLEAVHAERERQVVMGVLEAMNGVLKACQGEALRSPGRLQEISHAIRDVLKKRTTCQDGGGGDEADDDEQQAEYDAMLQEFAGEGIPLLASAAPAELFWPFLNELLPLITNKAKSSCTVADRSFSLGTLGETLQALGGVAGGQAVAGRLANRLLPVLVGGVRDSDPEVRNNSVFGLGALAQAAGPLVTQDYPMMLSLFSNLLAKEADRRVIDNLCAALCRMILSNREVIPLEQVVPALVGRLPLKEDLEENKTVYSCLAMLYTHSPALIVSQLKAIVAASSQVLGTKQLDAESQATLVVMLRDVAQRHAAELQGAMTSLPAEQKTRVTAAMAQS from the exons ATGTCAGAGGAACTGGAGCACATTCTCTCTCAGCTCACTCAACCTGACAATACGATTATTCAGCAG GCTACGGCGCAGCTGAAACAAGCTTTTAAAGACCCAGCCATCATCCCTGCATTATGTGCTGTCATGACCGGTTCACAGAACCCACAG ATCCGCCAGTCAGCTGCGGTGATGTTGAGGATGAGGGTGAAAAAGCACTGGAAGAAGATCAGCCCTGATCACAGAGAGAG TCTGAAGGCAGTGGTGCTGCAGGCTTTCACCCAGGAGACAGA GCACGCTGTGCGCCACTCCCTGTCCCAGCTGAGCGCTGTGCTGGTGAAGCACGAGAGCCCAGACCGCTGGCCTGCCCTGCTGGATCTGCTCAACCAGTCCACCAGCTGCAACAACCCGCATGACAGACAG gtgggcctcctgctcctcagtAAAGTGGTGGACTCGAACCCGGAGCCCTTCAAGCCGCACTACCgccagctgctgcagctgtttgGCACCGTGCTGCAGGACCTGAACAACCCCACCGCCATTTATTACTgcatcctcaccctcacctccatgACGGCCTACACAGGCACCGAGGAGATG AATCTCATGCGCTCCCTTGTTCCCAAACTGATCACTGCTCTCAAACACCTCATCAAGGGTGACCAG GACCAGGCCAGCGAGGCCATGGAGGTGTTGGATGAGCTAATGGAGAGTGAAGTATCCATCATCGTCCCTCACATCAACGACATTGTCCACTTCTGTCTGGAG atgagTGCTGACACCACTCTCAGTGATTCCCTGCGTGTGAAGGCTCTCTCCTGCATCGCTTTCCTCATTCGGCTCAAAAGCAAG actGTGCTGAAGCAGAAGCTGCTGAATCCCATCCTGCAAACAGTGTTTCCTGTGCTGAGCGCAGCGCCCCCTCCTGGCCAGGAGGACCCGGAGGACGAGGAGAACGACGACGAGGACGATGTGGATAACGAGAGTCCCAAACACTTCGCTGCTCAG GTGATTGATACCATGGCCCTCCACATGCCACCAGAGAAACTGTTTCAGCAGCTG aTGCCCCTCACCCAGGCGTGCCTGGCCAGTGACAAGCCGTATGAGAAGAAGGCAGGCCTGATGTGTCTGGCTGTGCTGGCTGAGGGCTGTGCTGACCACATCCGCACCAA gatgctGTCGTCCATGCTGCAGACAGTGTGCCAGAGTCTGTCAGACAGTAACCAGGTGGTTCGCAGTGCTGGGCTCTTCGCTCTGGGACAGTTCTCTGAGCACTTGCAG CCGGAGGTGAGTAAGTACTCTGCAGAGCTGATGCCCCTGCTGCTGGGGTACATGTCAGGCCTGAACCAGGCCAAGATCGGACACGTCACCAAGGCCTTCTACGCCCTGGAGAACTTCCTGGAGAACCTGG GGGAGGAGATCCAGCCCTACCTGCCCACCCTGATGGACACCATGCTGTCTGCTCTGAACAATGCTGACAACCTGAAGCTAAAAGAGCTGGCTGTCTCTGCTATAGGAGCCATAG CTAACGCTGCTAAGGAGCTGCTGGTGCCCTACTTCCTGCCTGTCATCGACAGTCTGAAGGGCTTCCTGACTAACACCCGGGACGAGATGCGCTCTCTGCAGACCCAGGCCCTGG ACACCCTGTCGGTGCTGGCTCGCACCGTGGGCCACGACGTGTTCAGCTCCCTGGCTGCAGAGTGCGTCCAGCTGGGCCTCAACCTCATCGACGCCGTGGACGACCCAGACCTGCGACGCTgcac GTACAGCCTGTTCTCTGCTGTGTCCAGTGTCAGTCCAGCCTGCCTCAGCCCCCacctcaccaccatcaccaccaccatgctgCTGTCTCTCAGGTCCACCGAGGGAGTCACG GCTCACCTGGAGGAAGAGAAGCAGTTTGTCCTGCtggacgatgatgatgatgatgaagagggggacgccatcttggaggaTGAAGTGGAGACAGATGGACGAGACGTgtcagg CTTCAGTGTGGAGAACGCCTACATCGATGAGAAGGAGGATGCCTGCGATGCCCTGGGAGAGATGGCCTTCAACACAGG ATGTTCCTTCCAGCCCTTCCTGGAGTCCAGCTTCCAGCAGGTGTTCCAGCTGCGGGAT TTCCCCCACGAGGACGTGCGCAGGGCAGCCTACGGGGCCATGGGACAGTTCTGCAAAGCTCAGCACAAAGTCTGGCAGGAGAATCCTACTGAGGCCAACCAGCAGG ccctgcaGAAGCTGCTGGAGGTGGCTCTGCCCAGCTTCCTGGAGGCGGTGCATGCGGAGCGCGAGCGGCAGGTGGTGATGGGCGTGCTGGAGGCCATGAACGGTGTTCTGAAGGCCTGCCAGGGGGAGGCGCTGCGGAGCCCTGGGAGGCTGCAGGAGATCAGCCATGCCATCAGAGACGTGCTGAAGaagagg ACCACCTgtcaggatggaggaggaggagatgaagctGATGATGACGAGCAGCAG gccgAGTATGACGCCATGCTGCAGGAGTTTGCAGGCGAGGGCATCCCCCTGCTGGCATCAGCCGCTCCAGCAGAGCTCTTCTGGCCCTTCCTCAACGAGCTGCTGCCCCTCATCACCAACAAGGCC AAGAGCTCGTGCACGGTGGCAGACCGCTCCTTCTCTCTGGGCACGCTCGGAGAGACCCTGCAGGCCCtggggggcgtggccgggggCCAGGCTGTGGCTGGGCGGCTGGCCAATCGTCTGCTGccggtcctggtgggcggggTGAGGGACAGCGATCCTGAGGTGCGCAACAACAGCGTGTTTGGACTGGGAGCCCtggcccaggctgcaggaccCCTCGTCACACA AGACTACCCCATGATGCTGTCTCTGTTCTCCAACCTGCTGGCTAAGGAGGCAGACCGCAGGGTCATCGACAACCTGTGTGCTGCCCTCTGCAGGATGATCCTGAGCAACCGGGAGGTCATTCCTCTGGAGCAG gtcgtTCCTGCGCTGGTGGGCCGTCTGCCCCTGAAGGAAGACCTGGAGGAGAACAAGACAGTGTACAGCTGCCTGGCCATGCTGTACACCCACAGCCCCGCACTG ATCGTGAGCCAGTTGAAGGCCATAGTAGCGGCCTCCAGCCAGGTCCTGGGAACCAAGCAGCTGGACGCAG AAAGCCAGGCCACCCTGGTCGTGATGCTGCGTGACGTCGCCCAGCGCCACGCTGCCGAACTCCAGGGCgccatgacatcacttcctgccgAGCAGAAGACACGGGTGACAGCAGCCATGGCACAGTCATAG
- the si:ch211-196f5.2 gene encoding uncharacterized protein si:ch211-196f5.2, translating to MAGEETTVSEPQESRAVEKQSDGVPDSPSGSPLPETSQARSHLEWNVPLSVPLPIEVLSADQPFPFLDTTLADLGIQESAVKEKVVWVDTKKTQVKNKAGKLKEREVTILEVRVTAQNPGDKQTQQVLYSTESHTDRSFCRTRVDILPWIHTHTEENGLQPIEMTMALEVENQQPESDAAREV from the exons ATGGCAGGtgaagagacaaccgtgtcagaGCCCCAGGAGAGCCGGGCTGTGGAGAAGCAGAGTGACGGGGTGCCAGACAGCCCCTCAGGGTCCCCCCTCCCTGAGACTAGCCAGGCCCGCTCCCACCTGGAGTGGAACGTCCCCTTGTCTGTCCCCCTGCCCATCGAGGTGCTGTCAGCTGACCAGCCCTTCCCCTTCCTGGACACCACCCTGGCCGACCTGGGCATCCAGGA gtcggCGGTGAAGGAGAAGGTGGTGTGGGTTGACACCAagaagacacaggtgaagaacAAGGCAGGGaagctgaaggagagagaggtgaccaTCCTGGAGGTGCGTGTGACGGCCCAGAACCCAGGAGACAAGCAGACCCAGCAGGTTCTGTACAGCACCGAGTCCCACACCGACCGCTCCTTCTGCCGCACCAGAGTGGACATCCTGccctggatacacacacacacag AGGAGAACGGGCTCCAGCCTATCGAGATGACCATGGCTCTGGAGGTCGAAAATCAACAGCCAGAATCAGATGCGGCCCGGGAGGTGTGA